From Rudanella lutea DSM 19387, a single genomic window includes:
- the arfB gene encoding alternative ribosome rescue aminoacyl-tRNA hydrolase ArfB — MDATRLLPELTYQFARSGGAGGQNVNKVATKAELRFSVRDSALLTDAERTILLEKLASKLTGEGELVLTHQTERTQLGNREKVTRKFLQLIEKAFETPKPRRPTRPSRAAVAERRTDKRLRSTLKANRRRVDPGE; from the coding sequence ATGGACGCCACCCGACTTCTGCCCGAACTGACGTACCAATTTGCCCGCAGTGGGGGCGCAGGCGGCCAAAACGTAAACAAGGTGGCCACCAAAGCCGAGCTTCGTTTTTCGGTGCGCGACTCGGCCCTGCTCACCGATGCCGAACGGACTATTCTGCTCGAAAAACTGGCCTCCAAACTCACGGGCGAGGGTGAGCTGGTACTCACCCACCAAACCGAACGGACGCAACTGGGCAACCGCGAGAAAGTAACGCGTAAGTTTTTGCAGTTGATCGAGAAGGCGTTTGAAACACCTAAACCCCGCCGACCGACGCGCCCCAGCCGGGCGGCCGTGGCCGAACGACGCACCGACAAACGGCTGCGGAGTACCCTGAAAGCCAACCGGCGCCGGGTCGATCCGGGCGAGTAA
- a CDS encoding arabinan endo-1,5-alpha-L-arabinosidase, producing the protein MLARLILSLTLLTHLTAVAQTPTSTSGLTTHDPSTIQKEAGRYWYFSTGHGIQAVSSTDLKTWKLEKPVFERGTWPNWIDSTVRGFKGHFWAPDCIRMNGKYYLYYSCSTFGSPVSAIGVATSPTLDPQSPDYRWTDAGMVVSSKTRDDFNAIDPGLMRDTDGRVYLVYGSFHGGIGAAELDTLTGKIKAGTTVGRVAGGRQSDWEAPALHREGNYYYLFVNNGFCCKGLNSTYYIVVGRSTSPLGPFVDGEGRDLTAGGGTLVLRTTGPYIGPGHVGVLREGKQTLASIHYYDADDKGRSKIAIRRLKFRNGWPVLE; encoded by the coding sequence ATGCTTGCCCGACTTATCCTGTCGCTCACTTTACTGACTCACCTGACGGCCGTGGCGCAAACCCCGACCTCTACGTCGGGCCTTACCACACACGACCCGAGTACCATTCAGAAAGAAGCCGGCCGATACTGGTACTTTTCGACCGGGCACGGCATTCAGGCCGTCAGCTCAACCGATCTTAAGACGTGGAAACTCGAAAAACCGGTGTTTGAGCGGGGCACCTGGCCCAATTGGATTGATAGCACCGTGCGGGGGTTCAAAGGGCACTTCTGGGCACCCGACTGCATCCGCATGAACGGAAAATACTACCTCTACTATTCCTGTTCTACATTCGGTTCGCCCGTGTCGGCTATTGGGGTGGCCACCTCTCCTACCCTCGACCCGCAATCGCCCGACTACCGATGGACCGATGCAGGCATGGTGGTGAGCTCCAAAACGCGCGACGATTTCAACGCGATTGACCCCGGCCTCATGCGCGACACCGACGGGCGGGTGTATCTGGTCTATGGCTCCTTTCACGGCGGTATCGGAGCCGCCGAACTCGACACGCTGACAGGAAAGATAAAGGCAGGCACCACCGTTGGGCGGGTTGCCGGAGGGCGGCAGTCCGACTGGGAAGCGCCCGCCCTACACCGCGAGGGCAATTACTATTACCTGTTTGTGAACAATGGATTTTGCTGCAAGGGGCTCAACAGTACGTACTACATTGTGGTGGGGCGGTCCACAAGCCCACTCGGTCCGTTTGTGGATGGGGAAGGCCGTGACCTGACGGCCGGGGGCGGCACCCTCGTTCTGCGCACAACCGGGCCGTACATTGGGCCGGGGCACGTGGGTGTCTTGCGGGAAGGCAAACAAACGCTGGCCTCCATTCATTACTACGATGCCGACGACAAGGGCCGGTCGAAAATAGCCATCCGGCGGCTCAAATTCCGCAACGGCTGGCCCGTACTGGAGTAA
- a CDS encoding fumarylacetoacetate hydrolase family protein encodes MRLYKTRSGLVVQHENQFYRAPTDDWDYLVNEDNLHEYLAQSIATASPSDECRTWVETGLMAPIGQQEVWAAGVTYLRSRDARMEESRKSGGDNFYDRVYDAERPELFFKSTALRVVGPGGSVRIRRDSSWNVPEPELTLMITTSGKIVGYTCGNDMSSRSIEGENPLYLPQAKTYDGAAALGPCLYIPAAPIDPETTIGLVIRRGGAVAFEGQIQINQMKRQHTELVSFVYRECSFPHGCFLMTGTGLVPPDDFTLLPGDVVQITIAGIGTLENPVAE; translated from the coding sequence ATGCGCCTGTACAAGACCCGCTCTGGCCTCGTTGTTCAACACGAAAATCAGTTTTACCGCGCCCCCACCGACGATTGGGACTACCTTGTTAACGAAGACAATCTGCACGAGTACCTGGCGCAGTCCATTGCTACGGCGAGCCCGTCGGATGAGTGCCGTACCTGGGTTGAAACCGGCCTGATGGCCCCTATTGGGCAACAGGAGGTTTGGGCGGCCGGGGTTACCTACTTACGTAGCCGCGACGCCCGCATGGAAGAGTCGAGGAAGTCGGGGGGCGATAATTTTTACGATCGGGTGTACGATGCCGAGCGCCCCGAACTGTTTTTCAAGTCGACAGCTTTGCGGGTGGTTGGCCCCGGTGGGTCGGTACGGATCCGGCGCGATTCGAGCTGGAATGTGCCGGAGCCTGAGCTGACGCTGATGATTACGACATCGGGCAAGATTGTGGGTTACACCTGCGGCAACGATATGAGTTCGCGTAGTATTGAGGGCGAGAATCCACTGTATCTGCCTCAGGCCAAAACCTACGACGGTGCGGCCGCTTTGGGCCCTTGCCTGTACATTCCGGCCGCGCCGATTGATCCCGAAACCACCATTGGCCTGGTAATTCGGCGGGGTGGGGCCGTAGCTTTTGAAGGGCAGATTCAGATCAACCAGATGAAGCGGCAACATACCGAGCTGGTTTCGTTCGTGTACCGGGAGTGCTCATTTCCACATGGTTGCTTTCTCATGACCGGCACCGGGCTTGTTCCTCCCGACGACTTCACCCTGTTGCCGGGCGATGTGGTGCAGATTACCATTGCCGGCATTGGTACGCTCGAAAACCCGGTAGCTGAATAG
- a CDS encoding MBL fold metallo-hydrolase: MITPFLQDDALLTDIETARQQPDQLHIWWLGQSGFLIQYAGQHLLFDPYLSDSLTRKYAQTDKPHERISERVIDPARLPRIDVLTSSHNHTDHLDAETLCPILAHSPDARLVFPEANRTFVADRLGLPTETPTLVGLTDGQTVSVDPFWLYGVPAAHNELERDAQGRPRFMGFVARVGPYTLYHSGDTLWFDGLETLLQPFGIDVAFLPINGNKPERRVAGNLNPDEAARLGKAIGAGQVVPHHYYLFAFNTADPAEFIQACHTHQTPYRVLRLGERLTV; the protein is encoded by the coding sequence ATGATTACGCCTTTTCTTCAGGACGACGCCCTCCTTACCGACATTGAGACTGCCCGGCAACAGCCCGATCAACTGCATATCTGGTGGTTGGGCCAAAGCGGCTTTCTGATTCAGTACGCCGGGCAACATCTGCTTTTCGATCCGTACCTCTCGGACTCACTCACGCGTAAATACGCGCAGACCGACAAACCCCACGAACGCATTTCGGAACGGGTAATCGACCCGGCCCGGCTCCCCCGCATCGACGTACTTACGTCGAGTCACAATCATACCGACCACCTCGACGCCGAAACCCTCTGCCCCATTTTGGCCCACAGCCCCGACGCCCGGCTGGTCTTTCCCGAAGCTAACCGGACCTTTGTAGCCGACCGGCTCGGGCTCCCCACCGAGACACCTACGCTCGTGGGGCTCACCGACGGACAAACGGTTTCGGTTGACCCATTTTGGCTGTATGGCGTACCAGCCGCACATAACGAACTCGAACGCGACGCGCAGGGGCGACCCCGGTTTATGGGGTTTGTAGCCCGTGTAGGGCCATACACGCTTTATCATTCGGGCGATACGCTCTGGTTCGACGGTCTCGAAACCCTGCTGCAACCGTTCGGGATCGACGTGGCGTTTCTGCCCATTAACGGCAACAAACCCGAACGCCGGGTGGCCGGTAACCTAAACCCCGACGAGGCCGCCCGGCTGGGCAAAGCCATTGGCGCAGGGCAGGTGGTGCCGCATCATTACTACCTGTTTGCGTTCAACACCGCCGACCCGGCCGAGTTTATCCAGGCTTGCCATACGCACCAAACCCCCTACCGGGTGCTCCGGCTGGGCGAGCGGCTCACGGTATAA
- a CDS encoding 5-(carboxyamino)imidazole ribonucleotide synthase, whose protein sequence is MNPTIGILGGGQLGLMLLQASIDWNLRIHVLDPDAQASCRHLCTHFQQGSLTDYDTVYQFGQGVDVLTIEIEKVNVEALEALQREGKQVFPQPAVIRTIQDKRLQKQFFRDHNLPTADFVLTDDRADVSQQVAQNPDLLPAFHKLGRDGYDGRGVQRVATTADLPKAFDAPGVLEKAVDFEKELAVIVARNERGEVQTFPTVEMVFHPELNLVDYLFAPASISGAIDQQAQAIARQTAEAFGIVGLLAVELFLTKEGEVLINEVAPRPHNSGHHTIRANVTSQFEQHWRAILNLPLGNTTSYQPAAMLNLLGEDGHTGPARYEGLDSVLAMPGVFPFLYGKAITKPFRKMGHITVMDPDLDTLRQKVAAVQGAIRVVSE, encoded by the coding sequence TTGAATCCTACTATCGGTATCCTCGGTGGGGGTCAGCTTGGCCTGATGCTCCTGCAAGCCAGTATTGACTGGAACCTCCGTATCCATGTGCTCGACCCCGACGCTCAGGCATCGTGCCGACACCTCTGCACCCATTTCCAACAGGGCTCCCTCACCGACTACGACACGGTGTACCAATTTGGCCAGGGTGTCGATGTACTGACCATCGAGATTGAAAAAGTGAATGTCGAAGCCCTCGAAGCCCTCCAACGCGAAGGCAAGCAGGTGTTTCCGCAACCGGCCGTGATTCGTACCATTCAGGACAAACGGCTCCAGAAACAGTTTTTTCGGGATCACAACCTCCCCACCGCCGATTTTGTGCTCACCGACGACCGGGCCGATGTAAGCCAGCAGGTGGCCCAAAACCCCGACCTGCTGCCCGCGTTTCATAAGCTCGGCCGCGACGGGTACGATGGCCGGGGTGTGCAACGCGTAGCCACCACCGCCGACCTGCCCAAGGCGTTTGATGCACCGGGTGTACTCGAAAAAGCGGTTGATTTTGAGAAAGAACTGGCCGTGATTGTGGCCCGCAATGAGCGCGGTGAGGTACAAACCTTCCCGACGGTCGAGATGGTGTTTCACCCGGAGCTTAACCTGGTCGATTATCTATTTGCGCCGGCTTCTATCTCCGGCGCCATCGACCAACAGGCGCAGGCCATTGCCCGCCAAACCGCCGAGGCCTTCGGGATTGTGGGCTTGCTGGCAGTGGAGTTGTTTCTGACCAAAGAAGGCGAGGTGCTGATTAACGAAGTGGCGCCCCGGCCTCACAATAGCGGTCACCACACCATCCGGGCCAACGTTACCTCGCAGTTTGAGCAACATTGGCGCGCGATTCTGAACCTACCCCTGGGCAACACTACCAGCTATCAGCCCGCGGCTATGCTCAACCTGCTTGGCGAAGATGGGCATACCGGACCGGCCCGCTACGAGGGGCTCGATAGCGTCTTGGCCATGCCCGGCGTGTTTCCGTTTTTGTACGGGAAAGCGATCACGAAACCCTTCCGGAAAATGGGGCACATCACCGTCATGGACCCCGACCTCGATACCCTCCGGCAAAAAGTAGCCGCTGTGCAGGGGGCTATTCGGGTGGTTTCGGAATAG
- a CDS encoding RagB/SusD family nutrient uptake outer membrane protein, translating to MNRFHKYLSIGLLTLSLTACKDDFLERQPPNIILEEQVWNDAKMITSLLANYYDRLPAHTQIDNGWDQFAAYDEAMWSGNNDGPNNIVSYGFERWRLWDYGLIRDINLALESIETKSTALSAAQKAQFSAEFRFLRAFMYFELVKRMGGVPIITRQLIYDFSGNPSSLQFPRNKESEVYDFIATELDAIKNDLGNTGSNTRANKFTAMALKSRAMLYAGSIAKYNNRMGAPISTPGGEVGIPAARAQEYYTKALEASKEVIAGPYQLYRANPNLGENFFEAITKKLNNSEVILAKDFLTAKDKRHSFSYDNIARNIREDNLSSSNVTPVLNLVEAYEYLDGTPGTLKTRTADDRDFIYYDNLSGPFANKDARLYGTVIYPGTSFKGQEVQIQAGVMVWNSASNSYQTIEGNTLGANHTDGRLLTGSSGPQRSQTEVSNTGFYLRKYIDPAPLSSTRGIRSDMWWVRFRLGEILLNAAEAAFELGQTAEALTYVNRVRERAGFPANSLTSLTLARLQNERRVELAFEDHRVWDLKRWRIAHEIWNGNVTNPDAMMYALYPYRIVRPGDPRDGKYVFVKLLAPRFRAPRLFQMGNYYSSIDQNVINNNPKIVRNPFH from the coding sequence ATGAACCGTTTTCATAAATACCTGTCGATTGGCCTGCTCACCCTGAGCCTGACGGCCTGCAAAGACGATTTTCTGGAGCGCCAGCCCCCCAACATCATTCTGGAAGAGCAGGTCTGGAACGATGCCAAAATGATTACGAGCCTGCTGGCCAACTACTACGACCGACTGCCGGCCCACACCCAGATCGACAACGGCTGGGATCAGTTTGCGGCCTACGACGAGGCCATGTGGTCGGGGAATAACGACGGCCCCAACAACATTGTGTCGTATGGTTTTGAGCGGTGGCGGCTATGGGATTACGGCCTGATTCGCGACATCAACCTCGCGCTGGAAAGCATCGAAACCAAAAGTACAGCCCTCTCGGCGGCTCAGAAAGCCCAGTTTTCGGCCGAGTTCCGGTTTCTGCGGGCGTTTATGTACTTCGAACTGGTGAAGCGGATGGGGGGGGTACCCATTATCACCAGGCAGCTTATTTACGACTTTAGCGGCAACCCCTCGTCGCTCCAGTTTCCGCGCAACAAGGAGTCGGAAGTGTACGACTTCATTGCCACCGAACTCGACGCCATCAAGAACGACCTGGGCAACACGGGCAGCAACACCCGCGCCAACAAGTTTACGGCCATGGCGCTCAAAAGTCGGGCTATGCTCTACGCGGGTTCTATTGCGAAATACAACAACCGCATGGGTGCCCCCATCAGCACACCGGGTGGCGAAGTAGGTATTCCGGCGGCCCGGGCACAGGAGTACTACACCAAAGCCCTCGAAGCGAGTAAAGAAGTGATTGCCGGGCCGTATCAGCTCTACCGGGCCAACCCCAATCTGGGCGAAAACTTCTTCGAGGCCATTACCAAAAAGCTGAACAACTCAGAGGTGATTCTGGCCAAAGACTTCCTGACGGCCAAAGACAAGCGGCACTCGTTTAGCTACGACAACATTGCCCGCAACATTCGCGAAGACAACCTATCGTCGTCGAACGTGACGCCGGTGCTGAATCTGGTGGAGGCTTACGAGTACCTCGACGGTACCCCCGGCACGCTGAAAACCCGCACCGCCGACGATAGAGATTTTATCTACTACGACAACCTGAGCGGCCCCTTCGCCAACAAAGACGCCCGCCTGTACGGCACCGTGATTTATCCGGGCACGAGCTTCAAAGGGCAGGAGGTGCAGATTCAGGCCGGTGTGATGGTCTGGAACAGTGCCAGCAATTCGTACCAGACCATTGAGGGCAACACCCTCGGGGCAAACCATACCGACGGGCGGCTCCTCACGGGCAGCTCGGGTCCGCAACGGTCGCAAACGGAGGTATCCAATACAGGGTTCTACCTGCGGAAGTACATCGACCCGGCTCCGTTGTCGAGCACACGCGGTATCCGAAGCGATATGTGGTGGGTGCGTTTCCGGCTGGGTGAGATCCTGCTCAACGCGGCCGAAGCAGCCTTTGAACTGGGCCAAACCGCCGAGGCCCTCACCTACGTAAACCGGGTGCGCGAACGGGCGGGCTTCCCGGCCAACAGCCTCACGAGCCTGACACTGGCGCGGTTGCAGAACGAACGCCGGGTGGAGCTGGCCTTCGAAGACCACCGCGTGTGGGATCTGAAACGCTGGCGTATTGCCCACGAAATCTGGAACGGTAACGTGACCAACCCCGACGCCATGATGTACGCCCTCTACCCCTACCGTATTGTGCGGCCCGGCGACCCACGCGATGGCAAGTATGTGTTTGTGAAACTGCTGGCTCCCCGGTTCCGGGCTCCGCGCCTGTTCCAGATGGGCAATTACTACTCGTCAATCGATCAGAACGTGATCAACAACAACCCGAAGATCGTTCGTAACCCATTCCACTAA
- a CDS encoding SusC/RagA family TonB-linked outer membrane protein, producing the protein MRRALQRYPASLAIRCALVPLTLGLVFGDAEASNEGAELRLAYERMMEQPADVVVSGKVTDDKGEALPGVNVVVKGTTRGSTTDAQGQFSITVPNPNTVLVFSFVGYRSQEITVGNSTRLTVQLAADDQSLDEVVVVGYGTQSRGTVTGSVAAVKADEIIRTPAVATSSALVGRVPGITARQTDARPGGGTNIQIRNMGSPLYVIDGIVADAGQFNNLGINDIESISILKDGSAAIYGLRAANGVVLVTTKRGKAGQKPVISLSGYYGLQNFTRYPRPANAYQHVRALAESDQNRGIPSTITAPELEKWRVGTEKGYQSFDYYDMVMRPNVPQSYLNGSVSGGSENVTYYVSASHLSQDALIRDYSFKRSNFQANVEAGLSKKLRIGTQISGRIEDRFQIGVPGLDDYFNPFLSIFSMWPTERPYANDNPKYINQTHNVNVNPATYRKEITGTIDEIWRAAKANFTAQYDFDFGLSVKGTYSYNFSNFDFDGFEYTYDAYTYDPKTDTYNVVPGGGNQNPWRERRKRNITDRFMQLQATYNKQFGDHGLATVAAYERYDTDNKYLVVHTVPPNNYIPLMSFANQDLLIDEWNVTARAGYIGRVNYNYKQRYLLELLGRYDGSFLFAPGRRYGFFPGASVGWRVSEESFFKDKVGSAISELKLRASYGRTGSDLINDNFIVAPFSYLPGYNFLQGSAIFNGNYTIGVQPRGLPITTLSWVTNVSTNLGLDFGLLGGKISGQFDVFERKRKGLPAAQYDVLLPSEVGYTLPNANLNSDAIRGIEGALSYNGKVGGLTYTIGGNATLARQRSLEIYKPRFGNSWDQYRNSAVDRWSSINWGYQVVGRFGSQQEIDAYNVDNDGQGNRTQLPGDFIYKDVNGDGVINNLDERPIGYAEGATPYFNYAFNGTLGYRGFTLQVDVVGAGLQTFRREVEQKIPFQNNGTSPGYIFEDRWHRADPFNADSPWIPGTYPAVRKDSPSHVNYSRRSDFWVTNVRYLRLRNLEIGYNIPKAFLSRLGMSAMKVYVNGTNLISFDNLKAIQVDPEISSNGALVYPPQRLYNAGFALSF; encoded by the coding sequence ATGAGACGAGCATTACAACGCTATCCGGCAAGTCTGGCAATCCGATGCGCACTTGTACCCCTGACCTTGGGTCTGGTGTTTGGCGATGCCGAGGCATCGAACGAAGGGGCCGAACTACGATTGGCCTACGAACGCATGATGGAACAACCCGCCGACGTGGTGGTGTCGGGCAAAGTAACCGACGACAAAGGCGAGGCCCTTCCGGGGGTCAACGTGGTCGTAAAGGGTACCACACGGGGCAGCACAACAGACGCTCAGGGGCAGTTTTCGATCACGGTACCTAATCCCAATACAGTACTGGTGTTCTCATTTGTGGGTTACCGCTCGCAGGAGATCACGGTAGGCAACTCGACCCGGCTCACGGTTCAACTGGCGGCCGACGATCAGTCGCTCGACGAGGTAGTAGTGGTAGGCTACGGTACGCAGTCACGGGGTACGGTAACCGGCTCCGTAGCGGCCGTTAAAGCCGACGAGATTATCCGCACCCCTGCCGTAGCCACTTCGAGTGCACTGGTAGGCCGGGTGCCGGGCATTACAGCCCGCCAAACCGACGCCCGGCCCGGTGGCGGCACCAACATTCAGATTCGGAACATGGGCTCGCCCCTGTACGTCATCGACGGGATTGTGGCCGATGCCGGGCAGTTCAACAACCTCGGTATCAACGACATTGAAAGCATCTCGATTCTGAAAGACGGCTCGGCGGCCATCTACGGGCTCCGGGCGGCCAACGGGGTGGTGCTGGTAACCACCAAGCGGGGCAAAGCAGGTCAGAAACCCGTTATCAGCCTATCGGGGTATTACGGGCTTCAGAACTTCACGCGGTACCCACGCCCGGCCAACGCCTACCAGCACGTGCGGGCCCTGGCCGAATCGGATCAGAACCGGGGTATCCCAAGTACCATCACCGCCCCCGAACTCGAAAAATGGCGCGTAGGCACCGAAAAAGGTTACCAGAGTTTCGACTATTACGACATGGTGATGCGCCCCAACGTACCGCAGTCGTACCTCAACGGCAGCGTGTCGGGTGGGTCCGAAAACGTGACGTATTACGTATCGGCCAGCCATCTCTCGCAGGACGCCCTTATCCGGGATTATAGCTTCAAGCGGAGTAATTTTCAGGCGAACGTAGAAGCCGGGTTAAGCAAAAAACTCCGGATTGGTACCCAGATCAGCGGTCGGATCGAAGATCGGTTTCAGATTGGCGTACCGGGTCTCGACGACTACTTCAACCCCTTCCTGAGTATCTTCTCGATGTGGCCCACCGAGCGGCCCTACGCCAACGATAACCCCAAGTACATCAACCAGACGCACAACGTAAACGTAAACCCGGCTACGTACCGCAAAGAGATTACGGGTACCATCGACGAAATCTGGCGGGCGGCCAAAGCCAACTTTACGGCCCAGTACGACTTCGATTTTGGGCTGAGCGTGAAAGGTACGTACTCGTACAACTTCTCTAACTTCGATTTCGACGGGTTTGAGTACACCTACGATGCCTACACCTACGACCCCAAAACGGACACCTACAATGTGGTGCCGGGCGGGGGTAACCAGAACCCCTGGCGCGAACGCCGGAAGCGGAACATCACCGACCGGTTTATGCAGTTGCAGGCTACCTACAACAAGCAGTTTGGCGATCATGGTCTGGCCACGGTAGCCGCCTACGAACGGTACGACACCGACAACAAATATCTGGTAGTGCACACGGTTCCGCCCAACAACTACATCCCGCTCATGTCGTTTGCTAATCAGGATCTGCTCATCGACGAGTGGAACGTAACAGCGCGGGCGGGCTACATTGGCCGGGTCAACTACAACTACAAACAGCGGTACCTGCTCGAACTGCTCGGGCGGTACGATGGCTCGTTTCTGTTTGCCCCCGGTCGGCGGTACGGGTTCTTCCCCGGCGCGTCGGTAGGCTGGCGGGTGAGCGAGGAATCGTTCTTCAAAGACAAAGTGGGCAGCGCCATCAGCGAGCTGAAACTCCGGGCCAGCTATGGCAGAACGGGTAGCGACCTGATCAACGATAACTTCATTGTGGCTCCGTTCAGCTACCTACCGGGCTATAACTTTTTGCAGGGCAGCGCCATCTTCAACGGTAACTACACCATTGGGGTACAGCCGCGCGGACTACCCATCACCACGCTGTCGTGGGTGACCAACGTATCGACTAACTTAGGTCTGGACTTCGGTCTGCTTGGTGGCAAAATATCGGGTCAATTCGATGTATTTGAGCGCAAGCGTAAAGGTCTGCCAGCCGCCCAGTACGACGTGCTGTTGCCGAGCGAAGTAGGCTACACCCTGCCCAACGCCAACCTCAACTCCGACGCCATTCGGGGTATCGAAGGAGCCCTGTCGTACAATGGCAAAGTGGGCGGGCTCACCTACACCATTGGGGGCAATGCCACCCTGGCCCGGCAGCGGAGCCTCGAAATCTACAAGCCGCGCTTCGGCAACTCGTGGGATCAGTACCGCAACTCGGCCGTCGACCGGTGGTCGAGCATCAACTGGGGCTACCAGGTGGTGGGTCGGTTTGGCTCGCAGCAGGAAATTGACGCGTACAACGTAGACAACGACGGACAGGGCAACCGCACCCAGCTGCCGGGCGACTTTATCTACAAGGACGTCAACGGCGACGGGGTCATCAACAACCTCGACGAGCGGCCCATCGGGTACGCCGAGGGAGCCACCCCGTACTTCAATTACGCCTTCAACGGTACGCTGGGCTACCGGGGCTTCACGTTGCAGGTCGACGTAGTGGGCGCGGGCCTGCAAACGTTCCGGCGCGAAGTGGAGCAGAAAATTCCGTTCCAGAACAACGGCACCTCGCCGGGCTACATTTTTGAGGACCGCTGGCACCGGGCCGACCCGTTCAACGCCGACAGCCCCTGGATTCCGGGCACGTATCCGGCCGTTCGGAAAGACAGCCCCAGCCACGTAAACTACAGCCGCCGGAGCGATTTCTGGGTCACCAACGTGCGCTATCTGCGCCTGCGTAACCTCGAAATCGGCTACAACATCCCGAAGGCATTCCTGAGCCGGTTGGGCATGTCGGCCATGAAAGTGTACGTCAACGGCACCAACCTGATTTCGTTCGATAACCTGAAAGCCATTCAGGTCGACCCCGAAATCTCGTCGAACGGTGCTCTGGTGTACCCACCCCAGCGCCTGTACAACGCCGGTTTTGCGCTGAGTTTCTAA
- a CDS encoding DUF3823 domain-containing protein, with amino-acid sequence MKSIYFSLLAGVLLLTGCQKDNFDPPSSTITGRVIYDNQPVGVRTNGVQLELWQRGFQLFTKIPVYVSQEGTFSAVVFDGDYKLVRLRGNGPWVDNSDTINVQVRGGAQVDVPVQPYFVIRNQAFQKTGTNITANCTVGQVATGRAIERVTLYVGATQFVDINNNAGSNSLTGAALSDLTKSLAFSVAVPAAVTGKGYCYARLGVKTVGVAEMLYSPVQKITL; translated from the coding sequence ATGAAATCCATCTATTTTAGCCTGTTGGCGGGGGTTCTCCTGCTGACCGGCTGCCAGAAAGACAACTTCGATCCGCCAAGCTCGACCATTACGGGCCGGGTTATTTACGACAATCAGCCCGTGGGCGTGCGTACCAATGGCGTACAGCTCGAACTGTGGCAGCGGGGCTTCCAGCTCTTCACCAAAATTCCGGTGTACGTGTCGCAGGAGGGTACGTTCTCGGCGGTGGTGTTCGATGGCGACTACAAACTTGTGCGATTGCGGGGCAACGGGCCGTGGGTCGACAATAGCGATACCATCAATGTGCAGGTTCGGGGGGGCGCACAGGTCGATGTACCGGTACAGCCTTACTTCGTGATTCGGAATCAGGCATTCCAGAAAACCGGCACCAACATTACGGCCAACTGCACCGTGGGGCAGGTGGCAACGGGCCGGGCCATTGAGCGGGTTACGCTGTACGTGGGCGCTACGCAGTTTGTCGATATCAACAACAACGCGGGCTCCAACAGCCTGACCGGGGCTGCCCTGTCGGACCTGACCAAATCGCTGGCGTTTTCGGTTGCTGTACCGGCCGCCGTTACGGGTAAAGGCTACTGCTACGCCCGCCTTGGGGTCAAAACCGTGGGAGTAGCCGAGATGCTCTACAGCCCCGTGCAGAAGATTACGCTGTAA